The Terriglobus sp. RCC_193 genome contains a region encoding:
- the hflX gene encoding GTPase HflX, whose protein sequence is MQARAAASLHDGEEDSPLESVAEMDFDAALAEFQELATSAGAEIAATVIQRRSRPDPATLIGPGKVEELEAVIASSGANLVLFDHDLTPSQLRNLDRALPCRVIDRTQLILDIFARHARTREGHLQVELAQLEYQLPRLAGRGKAMSQLGGGIGTRGPGETKLETDRRRIRARVDRLKEQLENVRRSRRQQRQRREAVPVPTVALVGYTNAGKSTLFNRLTEADVLESSRMFATLDPKLRHLNLPSRRKVLLSDTVGFIRNLPHALVTSFRATLEEVERAELLLHVRDAASPNLDEQKMQVEKVLAELEVSRTPTIQVLNKIDLLPADDRIDLQRLPAAHTIAVSAHSGDGLDALIAAIEERIGGTEAVDPTATATFRIPQREGRTLAALEAGCFLEKKKYEGNLVTFTASGPSSLLQRYRRYIVQEHGELPENAPVEARPRIRTRVKSSTR, encoded by the coding sequence ATGCAGGCCCGTGCCGCAGCCTCTCTGCATGATGGCGAGGAAGACTCGCCGCTGGAGTCCGTCGCGGAGATGGACTTCGACGCCGCTCTGGCGGAGTTTCAGGAGCTGGCAACCTCTGCTGGCGCGGAGATTGCCGCCACCGTGATCCAGCGGCGCTCCAGGCCCGATCCAGCTACGCTGATTGGGCCGGGCAAGGTGGAGGAGCTGGAGGCGGTCATAGCCAGTTCCGGCGCCAACCTGGTGCTGTTCGACCATGACCTGACACCATCACAGCTCCGCAACCTGGATCGAGCACTTCCGTGCCGCGTGATCGACCGGACACAACTCATCCTGGATATCTTTGCCCGCCATGCACGTACACGCGAAGGCCATCTGCAGGTAGAACTGGCACAGTTGGAGTACCAGTTGCCGCGACTGGCGGGACGAGGCAAGGCGATGAGCCAGCTTGGCGGCGGTATCGGTACACGCGGACCGGGCGAGACCAAGCTGGAGACTGACCGCCGCCGCATCCGCGCGCGTGTGGATCGGCTGAAGGAGCAGCTGGAGAACGTCCGCCGCAGCCGGCGGCAACAGCGACAGCGGCGTGAGGCTGTGCCTGTTCCCACGGTTGCGCTGGTCGGTTACACCAACGCGGGTAAGAGCACACTGTTCAACCGGCTGACAGAGGCAGACGTGCTGGAATCGTCGAGGATGTTTGCCACGCTGGACCCCAAGCTGCGGCACCTGAACCTGCCATCGCGGCGCAAGGTGCTGCTGAGCGATACCGTAGGCTTCATCCGCAACCTGCCGCATGCACTGGTGACCAGCTTCCGCGCCACGCTGGAAGAGGTGGAACGCGCGGAGTTGCTGTTGCATGTGCGCGATGCCGCTTCACCCAATCTGGATGAGCAGAAGATGCAGGTGGAGAAGGTACTGGCGGAACTGGAAGTGTCGCGCACGCCGACGATCCAGGTACTGAACAAGATCGACCTGTTGCCTGCGGACGATCGAATTGACCTGCAGCGGCTCCCGGCAGCCCATACGATTGCCGTCTCCGCGCATTCGGGTGACGGTCTGGATGCGTTGATTGCGGCGATTGAGGAACGCATTGGCGGCACGGAAGCCGTTGATCCAACCGCGACGGCGACCTTCCGCATTCCGCAGCGCGAGGGTCGAACGCTGGCCGCGCTGGAAGCTGGATGTTTCCTGGAGAAGAAGAAGTACGAAGGCAACCTGGTGACGTTTACCGCGAGTGGACCTTCGTCACTGCTGCAGCGGTATCGCCGCTACATAGTGCAGGAACATGGCGAGTTGCCAGAAAACGCTCCGGTCGAGGCGCGGCCACGGATCCGGACGCGCGTGAAAAGTTCTACTCGGTAA
- the hfq gene encoding RNA chaperone Hfq, which translates to MDSKPAQNIQDTFLNTVRKDKSAVTIYLVSGVKLTGKIRSFDKYSVLLENNAQEQLIFKHAISTVVSTRGTGSHPERPHGTHTPVSRGEHAPAEGAAAMGGTVGS; encoded by the coding sequence ATGGATTCCAAGCCGGCACAGAATATTCAGGACACCTTCCTGAACACGGTTCGCAAAGACAAGAGCGCAGTAACCATTTATCTGGTTAGCGGCGTCAAGCTGACGGGCAAGATTCGTTCGTTTGATAAATACTCGGTCCTGCTCGAAAACAACGCGCAGGAGCAGTTGATTTTCAAACATGCGATTTCTACCGTAGTGTCTACCCGGGGGACGGGTAGTCATCCGGAACGCCCTCACGGAACACATACCCCGGTATCAAGGGGTGAGCATGCCCCTGCGGAAGGCGCGGCCGCCATGGGCGGAACCGTAGGCTCCTGA
- a CDS encoding DegT/DnrJ/EryC1/StrS family aminotransferase: MSHPLLPPVPILDLSRQYSAVGAEIGAAVADVCSAGRFVLGKEVVELERQIAAATTATEAVGCASGTDALWLAMAALGIGKGDAVVTTPFSFFATVSSILRVEAKPILADIDPVTFNLNPVAVADAIAQHEDVRAVMPVHLYGQCADWESFDRMAAENDLLLIEDAAQAFGADWNGTPAGALGHAAAFSFYPTKNLSAWGDAGLTTFRSSTIAERAKALRAHGMRRRYYHDEVGWNSRLDTVQAAVLLVKMKYIAQWNEDRRQVAARYHDLFHATTLLGAVEDGGIILPVVDVRGTHVWHQYVIRTPRRDELRAHLSAQGIGSEVYYPVPLHMQDALKHLGYREGQFPESEKAAREVLALPMYPELREDEQERVVEAVQSFFA, from the coding sequence ATGTCGCACCCTCTTTTGCCGCCCGTTCCGATTCTCGACCTCAGCCGTCAATACTCTGCTGTGGGGGCGGAAATCGGCGCGGCCGTGGCGGATGTCTGTTCCGCTGGCCGCTTCGTTCTTGGGAAAGAAGTCGTCGAGCTGGAACGTCAGATCGCAGCCGCAACCACTGCGACCGAGGCGGTGGGATGCGCCAGCGGGACAGACGCACTCTGGTTAGCCATGGCCGCGTTGGGGATCGGAAAAGGCGATGCTGTGGTGACCACGCCCTTCTCCTTCTTCGCAACGGTCAGCAGCATTCTGCGTGTAGAGGCAAAGCCGATACTGGCAGACATTGACCCCGTGACGTTCAACCTGAACCCGGTGGCCGTTGCAGATGCAATTGCGCAACACGAAGATGTGCGCGCTGTGATGCCGGTACACCTCTACGGACAGTGCGCCGATTGGGAAAGCTTTGATCGCATGGCGGCAGAGAATGATCTGCTGCTGATCGAGGATGCGGCACAGGCCTTTGGAGCCGATTGGAATGGAACTCCTGCAGGCGCGCTTGGGCATGCGGCGGCGTTTTCGTTCTATCCGACAAAGAACCTCAGTGCATGGGGCGATGCGGGACTGACCACGTTCCGTTCCTCGACAATCGCGGAACGCGCGAAGGCATTGCGAGCGCATGGGATGCGGCGGCGCTACTACCACGATGAGGTGGGATGGAACTCGCGTCTGGATACGGTTCAGGCGGCTGTTCTGCTGGTGAAGATGAAGTACATTGCGCAGTGGAACGAGGATCGCAGGCAGGTAGCGGCGCGCTATCACGATCTGTTTCATGCGACGACTCTTTTAGGTGCGGTGGAAGATGGCGGCATCATATTGCCTGTGGTGGATGTGCGCGGCACGCACGTATGGCATCAGTATGTGATTCGCACGCCACGTCGTGATGAGCTGCGCGCGCATCTGTCTGCGCAGGGCATTGGCAGCGAGGTGTATTATCCCGTTCCGTTGCACATGCAGGATGCATTGAAGCATTTGGGATATCGCGAAGGCCAGTTTCCGGAAAGCGAGAAGGCCGCACGTGAAGTGCTTGCGCTGCCTATGTATCCCGAGCTTCGTGAAGATGAACAGGAACGTGTTGTAGAGGCTGTACAAAGTTTCTTTGCCTAA